A genome region from Sphaeramia orbicularis chromosome 19, fSphaOr1.1, whole genome shotgun sequence includes the following:
- the LOC115439681 gene encoding piggyBac transposable element-derived protein 4-like isoform X1, with product MLRTSARMKAVPIRFRDADGGNSDSDSDSEISSDENSPPSPEARTSPPKKRGRGRGRRRGCEADGDASRSRSPHRSVAWNTDADPDVSVPEPLRFTPRRTPGAQPPLDAAQSPGEIFFNFFDYEVLTLLCTNTNKYAAQNLEAGKKFVWKEIEPKELRTYLGMLLYMSVCNFPKLTDLWRKNTIFHVPFPATAMTRDRFMTISRNLHISDPAEDAVNDKKRGTEDYDSLQQVRPLLELIRNSCRRSYHPKQHLSVNERMVAIKQHKSTKPTKWGLKFFVLADINGYTVDFTLYTGKSKTTSGKGLAFDVVTTLVDKNHLGSGYILYCDNFYTSPSLFQHLKKQGFGACGTYRRNTAGTPSTEKNALHKKSPRGSIRWIREGDLLFIKWMDCREVSLCSTIHSAYSGDTVLRWRKDAEGHFDRVPVPRPTAVTEFNKYMGGIHLSDQMLGTNSVHRKTTRWNVTVFQHLLDIAVTNSYIIHKELCAGKKQKPKTRQAFQEEVTATLLGVRLDGRIAPPNTGHFPTPTSTVDLEKRHKASVGRRRCTLCKRTTPWKCQECTVALCLQLKRNCFMEFHKEPQNAPLDDPPEEEPTEQPSEQLLEQPSEQVQEQPPEQLQEQLLVEPKEELEEEPIDEPKEKFIEETKEEFIEEPKEEFIVQTL from the coding sequence GATTTCTTCTGATGAAAACTCACCACCGTCACCAGAGGCCCGTACCAGCCCCCCGAAAAAACGAGGCCGGGGTCGCGGACGTAGGCGTGGCTGTGAAGCTGATGGCGATGCTTCTCGCAGCCGTTCACCACATCGTTCAGTGGCTTGGAACACAGATGCAGACCCAGATGTTTCTGTCCCTGAACCTCTGAGGTTCACCCCAAGAAGAACTCCTGGTGCTCAACCTCCTCTCGATGCTGCACAATCACCAGGGGAAATTTTCTTCAACTTTTTTGATTACGAAGTCCTAACTCTCTTATGTACCAACACAAACAAGTATGCTGCACAGAATTTAGAAGCGGGCAAAAAATTTGTCTGGAAAGAAATAGAGCCAAAAGAACTACGGACCTACCTGGGCATGTTACTTTACATGTCAGTCTGCAATTTTCCGAAACTTACAGACTTGTGGAGGAAAAACACAATTTTTCATGTTCCTTTTCCTGCCACTGCTATGACCAGAGACCGGTTTATGACCATAAGTCGTAACCTTCACatcagtgatccagcagaagatgCAGTCAACGATAAAAAAAGGGGCACAGAAGACTATGACTCCCTTCAGCAGGTCAGACCTCTCCTTGAGTTAATAAGGAATAGCTGCAGGAGGAGTTACCACCCAAAGCAGCATCTTTCTGTCAATGAGAGGATGGTAGCTATCAAGCAACATAAGTCAACTAAGCCCACCAAGTGGGGGCTGAAATTTTTTGTACTTGCTGATATCAATGGCTACACTGTCGACTTCACTCTGTACACTGGGAAATCGAAAACAACATCAGGGAAGGGATTAGCTTTTGATGTGGTTACAACATTGGTAGACAAAAACCATCTGGGATCGGGTTACATTCTCTACTGTGACAACTTCTACACCAGCCCCTCCCTCTTCCAGCATCTCAAAAAGCAGGGCTTTGGGGCTTGTGGAACGTACAGACGCAACACAGCGGGTACTCCATCCACTGAGAAAAACGCTCTGCATAAAAAATCACCAAGAGGCTCCATTCGATGGATCAGGGAGGGTGACCTTTTGTTTATAAAGTGGATGGACTGTCGTGAAGTGTCCCTCTGTTCCACCATCCACTCTGCATACAGCGGGGACACAGTGTTACGCTGGAGGAAAGATGCAGAAGGACATTTTGACAGGGTCCCCGTCCCCAGACCCACAGCTGTGACAGAGTTTAATAAGTACATGGGTGGAATTCACTTGTCAGACCAGATGCTAGGAACAAATTCAGTCCATCGCAAAACCACAAGATGGAACGTAACAGTTTTCCAGCATCTTCTGGACATTGCGGTGACCAACAGCTACATCATCCATAAAGAACTGTGCGCCGGCAAAAAGCAGAAACCTAAGACTCGCCAGGCCTTCCAGGAGGAGGTCACCGCAACGCTACTAGGCGTTCGCTTGGACGGCAGAATAGCGCCCCCTAACACAGGACACTTTCCTAcccccacttccactgtagatCTGGAAAAGAGGCACAAGGCGAGCGTAGGACGGAGACGGTGCACCCTCTGCAAGAGAACCACTCCTTGGAAGTGTCAGGAGTGCACGGTCGCACTTTGTTTACAGCTTAAgaggaactgctttatggagtttcACAAGGAGCCCCAGAATGCACCATTAGATGATCCCCCTGAAGAAGAACCCACGGAGCAACCATCAGAGCAACTCCTGGAACAACCATCAGAGCAAGTTCAGGAGCAACCACCAGAGCAACTCCAAGAGCAACTCTTGGTGGAACCCAAAGAGGAACTAGAAGAAGAACCCATAGATGAACCCAAAGAGAAATTCATAGAGGAAACCAAAGAAGAattcatagaagaacccaaagAAGAATTCATAGTCCAAACGCTGTAG
- the LOC115439681 gene encoding piggyBac transposable element-derived protein 4-like isoform X2, which translates to MLRTSARMKAVPIRFRDADGGNSDSDSDSEISSDENSPPSPEARTSPPKKRGRGRGRRRGCEADGDASRSRSPHRSVAWNTDADPDVSVPEPLRFTPRRTPGAQPPLDAAQSPGEIFFNFFDYEVLTLLCTNTNKYAAQNLEAGKKFVWKEIEPKELRTYLGMLLYMSVCNFPKLTDLWRKNTIFHVPFPATAMTRDRFMTISRNLHISDPAEDAVNDKKRGTEDYDSLQQVRPLLELIRNSCRRSYHPKQHLSVNERMVAIKQHKSTKPTKWGLKFFVLADINGYTVDFTLYTGKSKTTSGKGLAFDVVTTLVDKNHLGSGYILYCDNFYTSPSLFQHLKKQGFGACGTYRRNTAGTPSTEKNALHKKSPRGSIRWIREGDLLFIKWMDCREVSLCSTIHSAYSGDTVLRWRKDAEGHFDRVPVPRPTAVTEFNKYMGGIHLSDQMLGTNSVHRKTTRWNVTVFQHLLDIAVTNSYIIHKELCAGKKQKPKTRQAFQEEVTATLLGVRLDGRIAPPNTGHFPTPTSTVDLEKRHKASVGRRRCTLCKRTTPWKCQECTVALCLQLKRNCFMEFHKEPQNAPLDDPPEEEPTEQPSEQPPEQLQEQLLVEPKEELEEEPIDEPKEKFIEETKEEFIEEPKEEFIVQTL; encoded by the exons GATTTCTTCTGATGAAAACTCACCACCGTCACCAGAGGCCCGTACCAGCCCCCCGAAAAAACGAGGCCGGGGTCGCGGACGTAGGCGTGGCTGTGAAGCTGATGGCGATGCTTCTCGCAGCCGTTCACCACATCGTTCAGTGGCTTGGAACACAGATGCAGACCCAGATGTTTCTGTCCCTGAACCTCTGAGGTTCACCCCAAGAAGAACTCCTGGTGCTCAACCTCCTCTCGATGCTGCACAATCACCAGGGGAAATTTTCTTCAACTTTTTTGATTACGAAGTCCTAACTCTCTTATGTACCAACACAAACAAGTATGCTGCACAGAATTTAGAAGCGGGCAAAAAATTTGTCTGGAAAGAAATAGAGCCAAAAGAACTACGGACCTACCTGGGCATGTTACTTTACATGTCAGTCTGCAATTTTCCGAAACTTACAGACTTGTGGAGGAAAAACACAATTTTTCATGTTCCTTTTCCTGCCACTGCTATGACCAGAGACCGGTTTATGACCATAAGTCGTAACCTTCACatcagtgatccagcagaagatgCAGTCAACGATAAAAAAAGGGGCACAGAAGACTATGACTCCCTTCAGCAGGTCAGACCTCTCCTTGAGTTAATAAGGAATAGCTGCAGGAGGAGTTACCACCCAAAGCAGCATCTTTCTGTCAATGAGAGGATGGTAGCTATCAAGCAACATAAGTCAACTAAGCCCACCAAGTGGGGGCTGAAATTTTTTGTACTTGCTGATATCAATGGCTACACTGTCGACTTCACTCTGTACACTGGGAAATCGAAAACAACATCAGGGAAGGGATTAGCTTTTGATGTGGTTACAACATTGGTAGACAAAAACCATCTGGGATCGGGTTACATTCTCTACTGTGACAACTTCTACACCAGCCCCTCCCTCTTCCAGCATCTCAAAAAGCAGGGCTTTGGGGCTTGTGGAACGTACAGACGCAACACAGCGGGTACTCCATCCACTGAGAAAAACGCTCTGCATAAAAAATCACCAAGAGGCTCCATTCGATGGATCAGGGAGGGTGACCTTTTGTTTATAAAGTGGATGGACTGTCGTGAAGTGTCCCTCTGTTCCACCATCCACTCTGCATACAGCGGGGACACAGTGTTACGCTGGAGGAAAGATGCAGAAGGACATTTTGACAGGGTCCCCGTCCCCAGACCCACAGCTGTGACAGAGTTTAATAAGTACATGGGTGGAATTCACTTGTCAGACCAGATGCTAGGAACAAATTCAGTCCATCGCAAAACCACAAGATGGAACGTAACAGTTTTCCAGCATCTTCTGGACATTGCGGTGACCAACAGCTACATCATCCATAAAGAACTGTGCGCCGGCAAAAAGCAGAAACCTAAGACTCGCCAGGCCTTCCAGGAGGAGGTCACCGCAACGCTACTAGGCGTTCGCTTGGACGGCAGAATAGCGCCCCCTAACACAGGACACTTTCCTAcccccacttccactgtagatCTGGAAAAGAGGCACAAGGCGAGCGTAGGACGGAGACGGTGCACCCTCTGCAAGAGAACCACTCCTTGGAAGTGTCAGGAGTGCACGGTCGCACTTTGTTTACAGCTTAAgaggaactgctttatggagtttcACAAGGAGCCCCAGAATGCACCATTAGATGATCCCCCTGAAGAAGAACCCACGGAGCAACCATCA GAGCAACCACCAGAGCAACTCCAAGAGCAACTCTTGGTGGAACCCAAAGAGGAACTAGAAGAAGAACCCATAGATGAACCCAAAGAGAAATTCATAGAGGAAACCAAAGAAGAattcatagaagaacccaaagAAGAATTCATAGTCCAAACGCTGTAG